The following proteins are encoded in a genomic region of Gossypium hirsutum isolate 1008001.06 chromosome D05, Gossypium_hirsutum_v2.1, whole genome shotgun sequence:
- the LOC107905802 gene encoding auxin-repressed 12.5 kDa protein isoform X2, with protein sequence MVLLDKMWDDVVAGPPPERGLGRLRKITTQPLSIKDEGERKKYQRSLSLPNSPVSGPTPVTPTTPTARKENVWRSVFHPGSNLATKSIGSEVFDKPQPNSPTVYDWLYSGETRSKHR encoded by the exons atggttCTGCTAGACAAAATGTGGGACGATGTAGTAGCTGGGCCTCCACCTGAACGTGGTCTCGGCAGGCTTAGGAAGATCACCACCCAGCCTTTGTCCATCAAAG ATGAAGGAGAAAGGAAAAAGTACCAGAGGTCGTTGTCGCTGCCGAATAGTCCAGTGTCAGGTCCGACACCCGTGACACCGACGACTCCGACGGCGCGTAAGGAGAACGTGTGGAGGAGTGTGTTCCATCCGGGTAGCAACCTCGCCACCAAAAGTATAGGTTCTGAAGTTTTCGACAAGCCACAACCTAACTCTCCTACCGTCTATGACTG